In the Longimicrobium sp. genome, one interval contains:
- a CDS encoding response regulator translates to MTENGQGRILIVEDDPAAGHVLRALLRQVGYQADVAEDGPAALRSLDEDGRPDLILLDWMLPGMSGLQLCHHVRTRWDALQLPILMVTARTDPESVYAAFDAGANDYVTKPFRGAEIRARIAAHLRVRRLAEDHVRMEDHLRERDKLSTLGLLAGGVAHDLNNPLAVINAHTQLLLRRAPDEASAAGLREILDAVDRCRRIVGDVLGFVRRRPRERGMVDVGSVLRSTYALRERHLVTGGVRASLELPDVALPVFGDAGQLQQVFLNLLINAEQALRDGGRTLRISAELEEEAVVVDFFNDGPPIPADSLPHIWEPFFTTKTAEEGTGLGLPISRRIVQEHGGEISVASGAEGTTFSLRLPVTTAPSPRPPPPPAGAQGE, encoded by the coding sequence GTGACGGAGAACGGGCAGGGCCGCATCCTCATCGTGGAGGACGACCCCGCCGCCGGGCACGTCCTGCGCGCGCTCCTTCGCCAGGTGGGCTACCAGGCGGACGTGGCGGAGGACGGCCCGGCCGCCCTGCGCTCGCTGGACGAGGACGGGAGGCCGGACCTGATCCTCCTCGACTGGATGCTCCCGGGGATGAGCGGCCTGCAGCTCTGCCACCACGTGCGCACGCGCTGGGACGCGCTGCAGCTTCCCATCCTGATGGTGACGGCGCGCACGGACCCGGAGAGCGTCTACGCCGCCTTCGACGCGGGCGCCAACGACTACGTGACGAAGCCCTTCCGCGGCGCCGAGATCCGCGCGCGCATCGCGGCGCACCTGCGCGTCCGCCGTCTGGCGGAGGATCACGTGCGAATGGAGGACCACCTCCGCGAGCGCGACAAGCTCTCCACGCTGGGGCTGCTGGCGGGGGGCGTGGCGCACGACCTGAACAACCCGCTGGCGGTCATCAACGCGCACACGCAGCTCCTCCTCCGCCGCGCGCCCGACGAGGCGAGCGCCGCCGGCCTCCGCGAGATCCTGGACGCGGTCGACCGCTGCCGGCGCATCGTGGGCGACGTGCTGGGCTTCGTGCGCCGCCGGCCGCGCGAGCGGGGGATGGTGGACGTGGGGAGCGTGCTGCGCTCCACCTACGCCCTGCGCGAGCGGCACCTGGTCACCGGCGGCGTCCGTGCGTCGCTGGAGCTTCCGGACGTGGCCCTGCCGGTATTCGGCGACGCGGGGCAGCTCCAGCAGGTCTTCCTGAACCTCCTCATCAACGCGGAGCAGGCGCTGCGTGACGGCGGCCGCACCCTGCGCATCTCCGCCGAGCTGGAGGAGGAGGCGGTGGTGGTCGACTTCTTCAACGACGGCCCCCCGATCCCCGCCGACTCGCTCCCCCACATCTGGGAGCCGTTCTTCACCACCAAGACCGCCGAAGAGGGCACGGGCCTCGGCCTCCCCATCAGCCGCCGCATCGTCCAGGAGCACGGCGGCGAGATCTCGGTAGCGAGCGGGGCCGAGGGGACGACGTTCTCGCTGCGGCTGCCGGTTACGACCGCCCCCTCCCCCCGGCCCCCTCCCCCGCCTGCGGGGGC
- a CDS encoding HD domain-containing protein, producing MPSYVHSPHEFEVVRDPMWNTIRVDPTALRIIDAPEFQRLRYIRQLGLAYLVYPGANHTRFDHALGVYHLSRWALAILGERGELREVDPVDCTLVPFAGLLHDIGHYPFSHALEELDEGRVPGHHEALTARFLAAPRIREALEALAPDAPARIEALVRDLSPSPLQGLVSGSLDLDKLEYLRRDARFTGVPYGEVDVDRLLHALTLLRDPETGKLQIGIHEKGLSALESLLFAKYQMFRNVYWHHAVRAATALYKRLVQDAVDGGVVRPDELVGQSDERLLALLEVRAGVSDNPAARRVAERWIPGVRERRLPKRALELPGEALRGLPAEEWLYDDGALRHALELRLAEELEIADGGVFVDYPEKPRMLGLELLLLRRDGAVQRLEDEGRSGLIDLPRVADELYYTARAFRIFTTERRTVSEKSILPLLSLDAAALRERLAQPEALL from the coding sequence ATGCCATCCTACGTCCATTCGCCCCACGAGTTCGAGGTCGTCCGCGACCCGATGTGGAACACCATCCGCGTGGACCCCACGGCGCTGCGGATCATCGATGCGCCGGAGTTCCAGCGTCTCCGCTACATCCGCCAGCTCGGCCTGGCGTACCTCGTCTACCCCGGCGCCAACCACACCCGCTTCGACCACGCGCTGGGTGTGTACCACCTGTCGCGCTGGGCGCTGGCCATTCTGGGCGAGCGCGGCGAGCTGCGCGAGGTGGACCCGGTCGACTGCACCCTCGTCCCCTTCGCCGGGCTACTCCACGACATCGGCCACTACCCCTTCTCGCACGCGCTGGAGGAGCTGGACGAGGGGCGCGTTCCCGGCCACCACGAGGCGCTCACCGCGCGCTTCCTGGCCGCGCCGCGCATCCGCGAGGCGCTGGAGGCGCTGGCGCCGGATGCGCCGGCCCGCATCGAGGCGCTCGTCCGTGACCTGTCGCCGTCGCCGCTGCAGGGGCTCGTCAGCGGCTCGCTGGACCTGGACAAGCTCGAGTACCTGCGCCGCGACGCGCGCTTCACCGGCGTGCCGTACGGCGAGGTGGACGTCGACCGCCTCCTGCACGCCCTGACGCTCCTGCGCGATCCGGAGACGGGGAAGCTCCAGATCGGCATCCACGAGAAGGGGCTCTCGGCGCTGGAATCGCTCCTCTTCGCCAAGTACCAGATGTTCCGCAACGTGTACTGGCACCACGCCGTGCGCGCGGCCACGGCGCTGTACAAGCGGCTGGTGCAGGACGCGGTCGATGGCGGTGTGGTGCGTCCCGACGAGCTGGTGGGGCAGAGCGACGAGCGGCTCCTGGCGCTGCTGGAGGTGCGCGCCGGCGTCTCGGACAACCCGGCCGCGCGGCGTGTGGCCGAGCGCTGGATCCCCGGTGTGCGCGAGCGGCGCCTCCCCAAGCGGGCGCTGGAGCTCCCGGGCGAGGCGCTCCGCGGACTCCCCGCCGAGGAGTGGCTGTACGACGACGGCGCCCTCCGACACGCGCTGGAGCTGAGGCTGGCCGAGGAGCTGGAGATCGCGGACGGCGGCGTGTTCGTTGACTATCCCGAAAAGCCGCGCATGCTCGGGCTGGAGCTCCTCCTCCTGCGCCGCGACGGCGCCGTGCAGCGCCTGGAAGACGAGGGGCGCTCCGGCCTGATCGACCTTCCCCGCGTGGCGGACGAGCTGTACTACACGGCGCGCGCCTTCCGCATCTTCACCACGGAGCGGCGCACGGTGTCTGAGAAGTCGATCCTCCCCCTCCTGTCGCTCGATGCCGCCGCGCTGCGCGAGCGTCTGGCCCAGCCGGAGGCCCTCCTGTGA
- a CDS encoding uracil-DNA glycosylase, which translates to MELDRIPPSWRRALAAEVEQPYFAELRRFVEEERRTQTVFPPADEVFSQLELTPYDRVKVLILGQDPYHGPRQAHGLAFSVRPGVRPPPSLANIFKELHDDRGCPIPKHGYLASWAEQGVLLLNAVLTVRRREPNSHKNRGWERFTDAIIRAVNERDNTVAFVLWGAYAGKKEELIDSSQHAVIRSVHPSPYSADKGFFGSKPFSQVNEALERSGQEPVDWCLPETVEEGEAESCQKWRGRSVR; encoded by the coding sequence ATGGAGCTGGACCGCATCCCCCCGTCGTGGCGGCGCGCGCTGGCCGCCGAGGTGGAGCAGCCGTACTTCGCCGAGCTGCGCCGCTTCGTGGAAGAGGAGCGCCGCACGCAGACCGTCTTCCCCCCCGCGGACGAAGTCTTCTCGCAGCTGGAGCTTACGCCGTACGACCGGGTCAAGGTGCTGATCCTGGGCCAGGACCCGTACCACGGGCCGCGTCAGGCGCACGGGCTCGCGTTCTCGGTGCGGCCCGGCGTGCGTCCGCCGCCGTCGCTGGCCAACATCTTCAAGGAACTCCACGACGACCGCGGGTGTCCCATCCCAAAGCACGGCTACCTGGCGAGCTGGGCCGAGCAGGGCGTCCTCCTGCTGAACGCGGTGCTCACGGTGCGGCGCCGCGAGCCCAACTCGCACAAGAACCGCGGATGGGAGCGCTTCACCGACGCCATCATCCGTGCTGTCAACGAGCGCGACAACACCGTTGCATTCGTGCTGTGGGGCGCGTACGCTGGCAAGAAGGAGGAGCTGATCGACAGCTCGCAGCACGCCGTCATCCGCTCCGTGCACCCGTCGCCCTACTCGGCAGATAAGGGGTTCTTTGGGAGCAAGCCATTCTCGCAGGTGAACGAGGCGCTGGAGCGGAGCGGGCAGGAGCCGGTCGACTGGTGCCTGCCGGAGACGGTGGAGGAAGGGGAGGCGGAGTCGTGTCAGAAATGGCGGGGCAGGTCCGTTCGATAG
- a CDS encoding TonB family protein produces MFRVLTRKRKRRLSSPRIVALSVGAHLLLLVCVIASSTAAIATTGTEDQVIDEWDIAKPAPPPPAPVEPQQPDSPPPPTPGETVQMPAPTTVPAGITDPDPKEQPVREQDVTGIGPVGDVIGPPPATTTPTTGNTEPTTAPPSEKYVYTSDMVEATPELANGGEVSRLFERFYPRMLADQGVAGRVMLELIVDADGRVRPGSVRVVSATNSQFSDATLRIVERFRFRPARVGEQAVPVMVTIPIDWKPEQS; encoded by the coding sequence ATGTTCCGAGTCCTGACCCGCAAGCGCAAGCGCCGGCTCTCTTCGCCGCGCATCGTCGCCCTCTCCGTGGGCGCGCACCTCCTCCTGCTCGTGTGCGTCATCGCCAGCTCGACCGCTGCGATCGCCACGACGGGAACCGAAGACCAGGTGATCGACGAGTGGGACATCGCCAAGCCGGCGCCTCCGCCCCCCGCGCCGGTTGAGCCGCAGCAGCCGGATAGTCCGCCGCCGCCCACGCCCGGCGAGACGGTGCAGATGCCGGCGCCCACGACGGTTCCGGCCGGGATTACGGACCCCGACCCGAAAGAGCAGCCGGTTCGCGAGCAGGACGTCACGGGGATTGGACCCGTCGGCGACGTAATCGGGCCGCCGCCTGCCACGACCACCCCAACGACGGGCAACACCGAGCCCACCACGGCGCCGCCGTCCGAGAAATACGTCTACACCTCGGACATGGTCGAAGCGACGCCGGAGCTGGCGAATGGCGGCGAGGTGTCGCGCCTCTTCGAACGGTTCTATCCGCGCATGCTCGCGGACCAGGGCGTCGCGGGCCGCGTGATGCTGGAGTTGATCGTGGATGCGGACGGGCGCGTGCGGCCCGGAAGTGTGCGCGTCGTATCCGCCACCAACTCACAGTTCTCGGACGCGACCCTGCGCATCGTGGAGCGCTTCCGCTTCCGCCCCGCCCGCGTCGGCGAGCAAGCCGTCCCGGTGATGGTGACCATCCCGATCGATTGGAAGCCCGAGCAGAGCTGA
- a CDS encoding GNAT family N-acetyltransferase, with protein sequence MADFILRPATHDDAERWLALVDALADYEKLDRPRPDARERLVHDAFGPPPNRIQVYLAESPAGEALAYAITCETYSSFLALPTLYLEDLFVLPDARRHGIGKAFFRFLAGEALVRGCGRMEWVVLDWNELAIEFYEGLGARHMREWYTYRLTAEQLADMAEVTGG encoded by the coding sequence GTGGCTGATTTCATTCTGCGTCCCGCCACCCACGACGATGCGGAGCGGTGGCTGGCGCTGGTGGACGCCCTGGCCGACTACGAGAAGCTCGACCGCCCCCGCCCAGACGCCCGCGAGCGTTTGGTGCATGACGCCTTCGGGCCGCCCCCGAACCGCATCCAGGTGTACCTGGCCGAGTCGCCCGCCGGCGAAGCGCTCGCGTACGCCATCACCTGCGAGACGTACTCGTCGTTCCTGGCGCTCCCTACGCTCTACCTGGAGGACCTGTTCGTCCTTCCCGACGCGCGGCGCCACGGGATCGGCAAGGCGTTCTTTCGCTTCCTCGCGGGGGAGGCGCTGGTTCGCGGGTGCGGGCGGATGGAGTGGGTGGTGCTCGACTGGAACGAGCTCGCCATCGAGTTCTACGAAGGCCTCGGCGCGCGCCACATGCGCGAGTGGTACACGTACCGGCTGACGGCGGAGCAGCTCGCGGATATGGCGGAGGTGACGGGGGGGTGA
- a CDS encoding RsmD family RNA methyltransferase: MRIVAGKWAGRHLTSPADRRVRPTAEHVRDAWLRLLEPDFPGARVLDLFAGTGALGLEAMSRGARSADFVETRPASLHALKANVAALHVREKTRIFKKDALPFAAALPIARYDIAFADPPYESRMLDRLLESWMAKPFAAILTLEHSIKHLLPEGGEEHFFEDTMVTIYRARLADLRRAEEEEDRG, from the coding sequence ATGAGGATCGTGGCGGGGAAGTGGGCGGGGCGGCACCTGACCTCGCCCGCGGACCGGCGCGTGCGGCCCACCGCCGAGCACGTGCGCGATGCCTGGCTGCGGCTGCTGGAGCCGGACTTCCCCGGCGCCCGCGTGCTGGACCTCTTTGCGGGAACGGGCGCGCTGGGGCTGGAGGCGATGTCGCGCGGGGCCCGCTCGGCCGACTTCGTGGAGACGCGCCCCGCATCGCTGCACGCGCTCAAGGCCAACGTCGCCGCGCTGCACGTGCGCGAAAAGACAAGGATATTCAAAAAGGACGCGCTCCCCTTCGCGGCGGCGCTCCCCATCGCCCGCTACGACATCGCCTTCGCCGATCCGCCGTACGAGAGCCGCATGCTGGACCGGCTCCTGGAGAGTTGGATGGCGAAGCCCTTCGCCGCTATCCTCACGCTGGAGCACTCCATCAAGCACCTCCTTCCCGAGGGCGGAGAGGAGCACTTCTTCGAAGACACCATGGTCACCATCTACCGCGCCCGCCTGGCCGACCTGCGCCGCGCGGAGGAGGAGGAGGACCGTGGCTGA
- a CDS encoding ArsC/Spx/MgsR family protein: MEVQIFGTKGCAETRKALRFFKERRIRTHFVDLKERAASAGELKRFAQKFGPDALLDRESKRFRERGLHAAHLAEARILPLLEDEPALLVTPLLRAGNLLAVGWNEPQWREWTTT, from the coding sequence ATGGAAGTCCAGATCTTTGGCACCAAAGGGTGCGCCGAGACGCGCAAGGCGCTCCGATTCTTCAAGGAGCGCCGCATCCGCACCCACTTCGTGGACCTGAAGGAGCGCGCCGCATCCGCCGGCGAGCTGAAGCGCTTCGCCCAGAAGTTCGGCCCCGACGCGCTGCTGGATCGCGAGTCGAAGCGCTTCCGGGAGCGCGGCCTGCACGCGGCGCACCTCGCCGAGGCGCGCATCCTCCCGCTCCTCGAGGACGAGCCCGCGCTCCTCGTCACCCCCCTCCTGCGCGCCGGCAACCTCCTCGCCGTCGGTTGGAACGAGCCGCAATGGCGGGAGTGGACGACGACATGA